One window of the Thermasporomyces composti genome contains the following:
- a CDS encoding cupin domain-containing protein: protein MAVEPFALSGQGVTGCFPGGTAVSRVRIYDWPTVDGLRGGSPHVHLTCTEGYVVVAGRGRLQTLGPDGAVEVPLGVGDVVWFTPGVIHRAVNDGGLEVLVVMQNAGLPEAGDAVLTLPPEYLADPGRYAATVRLSCPDRADPRDEPTARRRRDLAVEGFLALRDAVVAEGPSALDDFYAAAANLVAPRLATWKERWRSGPVAVVDETGRQLAALAEGDRSHLRQGGVFSCSAPAERYGMCGWLTPYAPQGQRRV from the coding sequence ATGGCGGTTGAGCCGTTCGCGCTGTCGGGGCAGGGGGTCACTGGCTGCTTCCCCGGTGGCACGGCCGTGTCGAGAGTCCGGATCTACGACTGGCCCACGGTCGACGGCCTCCGCGGCGGCTCACCGCACGTCCACCTGACCTGCACTGAGGGCTACGTGGTCGTCGCCGGTCGTGGCCGGTTGCAGACGCTCGGTCCCGATGGCGCCGTGGAGGTCCCGCTCGGCGTGGGGGACGTCGTGTGGTTCACGCCGGGCGTGATCCATCGAGCGGTCAACGACGGCGGCCTCGAGGTGCTCGTCGTCATGCAGAACGCCGGCCTTCCCGAGGCGGGCGACGCGGTCCTCACCCTGCCGCCCGAGTACCTCGCCGACCCCGGGAGGTACGCCGCGACCGTGCGCTTGTCCTGCCCCGACCGCGCCGATCCTCGGGACGAGCCGACCGCCCGGCGACGTCGTGACCTCGCGGTCGAGGGTTTCCTCGCGCTTCGGGACGCAGTGGTCGCGGAGGGACCGAGCGCGCTCGACGACTTCTACGCCGCCGCGGCGAACCTCGTCGCTCCCAGGCTCGCCACGTGGAAGGAGCGGTGGCGCAGCGGTCCTGTGGCGGTCGTGGACGAGACGGGGCGGCAGCTCGCGGCACTGGCCGAGGGCGACCGGTCGCACCTGCGCCAGGGTGGGGTCTTCAGCTGTTCGGCGCCCGCCGAACGCTACGGCATGTGCGGCTGGCTCACGCCGTACGCGCCACAGGGCCAGCGGCGCGTCTGA
- a CDS encoding class I SAM-dependent methyltransferase yields the protein MSSDWSAYLDAFHARYAGRTEEVLRRCVAGDLTPYRWVLRSVAGRGRRVLDLACGSGPLTRELASERTPDGGRAHPLVVGIDRSMAELRVARRRGDVQALCADATALPFADHSFDAVVCSMGLMVVQPLDRALAECARVLRSGGMLAATVASPAPLRLSDLVVLAPLTARLRTPPRFPGGAELTGLAAALDRAGFDLIEDARERFAFRVRGEEDAELLLSALYLPDVTEERRRSAVRWLAERAARAGAGRAHGSRSHRGEERRERAVGVEVAVPVRRVLAMRR from the coding sequence GTGAGCTCCGACTGGTCGGCCTACCTCGACGCCTTCCACGCGCGATATGCCGGACGCACCGAGGAGGTGCTCCGCCGGTGCGTGGCCGGCGACCTCACCCCCTACAGGTGGGTGCTTCGCTCGGTCGCCGGTCGGGGCCGGCGTGTGCTCGACCTGGCGTGCGGCAGCGGCCCGTTGACCCGGGAGCTCGCGAGCGAGCGGACTCCAGACGGAGGACGAGCACACCCCCTGGTCGTCGGGATCGATCGCTCGATGGCCGAGCTGCGTGTGGCGCGGCGTCGTGGCGATGTCCAGGCACTGTGCGCGGACGCGACGGCGCTTCCCTTCGCCGACCACAGCTTCGACGCGGTGGTGTGCTCGATGGGCCTCATGGTGGTGCAACCGCTCGACCGAGCACTCGCCGAATGCGCCCGCGTCCTTCGTTCTGGAGGAATGCTCGCGGCCACGGTGGCCTCGCCGGCACCGTTACGGCTGAGCGATCTGGTGGTCCTGGCGCCGCTGACGGCCCGACTGCGGACGCCGCCGCGCTTCCCCGGTGGCGCCGAGCTCACCGGGCTCGCCGCCGCCTTGGACCGGGCGGGCTTCGACCTCATCGAGGACGCGCGAGAGCGCTTCGCGTTCCGCGTACGCGGCGAGGAGGACGCCGAGCTCTTGCTCAGCGCCCTGTACCTGCCGGATGTGACCGAGGAACGTCGGCGGTCGGCGGTGCGGTGGCTCGCCGAGCGAGCCGCCAGAGCCGGCGCCGGACGAGCCCATGGCAGCCGTTCCCACCGTGGAGAGGAACGGAGGGAGCGCGCGGTCGGGGTGGAGGTCGCGGTCCCGGTCCGCCGCGTTCTCGCGATGCGCCGGTGA
- a CDS encoding metal-dependent transcriptional regulator — protein MSQSDLIDTTEMYLRTIFELEEEGIVPLRARIAERLHQSGPTVSQTVARMERDGLLTVQGDRHLELSPVGRQMATRVMRKHRLAERLLVDVIGLDWELAHVEACRWEHVISEEVERRLVEILNHPRLSPYGNPIPGLEELGEPGDVEDFRDGVEPLTDVLTSAQQAGEGGEAKVLIRRISEPLQTMPALMEQFRRAGVLPDRVVTATLSADGTTVSLAGSDAADVTGDGSSDATPGDEQPDGRTAQLSAREAGHVYVKRI, from the coding sequence GTGAGCCAAAGCGATCTCATCGACACCACCGAGATGTACCTCCGCACCATCTTCGAGCTGGAGGAGGAGGGCATCGTGCCGCTTCGGGCCCGGATCGCCGAGCGCTTGCACCAGTCCGGCCCGACGGTGAGCCAGACGGTGGCCAGGATGGAGCGCGACGGCCTGCTCACCGTGCAGGGTGACCGTCACCTGGAGCTGTCGCCCGTCGGTCGTCAGATGGCGACCCGAGTCATGCGCAAGCACCGCCTCGCTGAGCGTCTCCTCGTCGATGTGATCGGACTGGACTGGGAGCTCGCCCACGTCGAGGCCTGTCGCTGGGAGCACGTGATCTCCGAGGAGGTCGAGCGTCGGCTCGTCGAGATCCTGAACCACCCGCGACTGTCCCCGTACGGCAACCCGATTCCCGGCCTGGAGGAGCTGGGCGAGCCCGGCGACGTGGAGGACTTCCGGGACGGTGTGGAACCGTTGACCGACGTGCTGACGTCCGCCCAGCAGGCCGGTGAGGGTGGCGAGGCGAAGGTGCTCATCCGGCGGATCAGCGAGCCGCTGCAGACCATGCCGGCGCTCATGGAACAGTTCCGACGCGCGGGTGTGCTCCCGGACCGGGTCGTGACGGCGACGCTCTCGGCTGATGGCACGACTGTTTCGTTGGCCGGAAGCGACGCCGCGGACGTCACCGGCGACGGCTCGTCCGACGCGACGCCGGGGGACGAGCAGCCGGACGGGCGGACCGCCCAGCTGTCTGCGCGCGAGGCGGGCCACGTCTACGTGAAGCGGATCTGA
- a CDS encoding LacI family DNA-binding transcriptional regulator, whose protein sequence is MVATTASQRGPSHAPPGRRSIRDVAELAGVSVGTVSNVLNRPSLVARETREKVEAAIATLGFVRNGSARQLRAGTSRTVGAIVLDIANPFFTDVARGIEDRLAEDDHILILASSDERVEKERRYLRLLEEQGVCGVLISPAEDDLHWLDQTRARGTAVVLLDRTSPNDTMCSVAVDDVRGAELAATHLIELGHRRIGFVNGPIKIRQCADRRKGVRKALRSARLPISECLVEVTTAALNADGGEEALRVLLDEPDPVTAIFCVNDLTALGVLRGLRRRGLRIPDDMSVVGYDDVEFAAVLTTPLTSVRQPRYQIGRAAAELLLAEARRRDHEHQQVLFQPELVVRDSSGPAPRTKRRSA, encoded by the coding sequence ATGGTGGCGACAACCGCATCACAACGGGGGCCCTCTCATGCGCCCCCTGGTCGCCGGAGCATCCGCGACGTCGCTGAGCTCGCTGGCGTGTCGGTCGGCACGGTCTCCAACGTCCTCAACCGACCCTCCCTGGTCGCGCGGGAGACCCGCGAGAAGGTGGAGGCCGCGATCGCCACGCTGGGTTTCGTCCGCAACGGGTCGGCCCGCCAGCTACGAGCCGGGACCAGCCGCACGGTCGGCGCGATCGTCCTCGATATCGCCAACCCGTTCTTCACCGACGTCGCGCGAGGTATCGAGGACCGCCTCGCCGAGGACGACCACATCCTCATCCTCGCCAGCTCCGACGAGCGCGTGGAGAAGGAGCGCCGCTACCTTCGCTTGCTCGAGGAGCAGGGCGTGTGTGGGGTGTTGATCAGCCCGGCTGAGGACGACCTCCACTGGCTCGACCAGACACGCGCCCGCGGCACCGCGGTGGTCCTGCTCGACCGCACCAGCCCGAACGACACCATGTGCTCGGTCGCGGTCGACGACGTCCGGGGTGCCGAGCTCGCAGCCACCCACCTCATCGAGCTAGGCCATCGCCGGATCGGCTTCGTCAACGGCCCCATCAAGATCCGCCAGTGCGCGGACCGCCGCAAGGGAGTCCGCAAGGCGTTGCGCTCGGCTCGCCTGCCGATCAGTGAGTGCCTCGTCGAGGTCACCACGGCCGCCCTCAACGCCGACGGCGGTGAGGAGGCCCTGCGCGTCCTGCTCGACGAGCCGGATCCGGTCACCGCCATCTTCTGCGTCAACGACCTCACCGCCCTCGGTGTCCTGCGTGGTCTGCGCCGCCGCGGCCTGCGCATACCCGACGACATGTCCGTCGTGGGCTACGACGACGTGGAGTTCGCGGCGGTCTTGACCACGCCGCTCACCTCGGTCCGTCAGCCCCGCTACCAGATCGGCCGGGCCGCCGCCGAGCTCCTGCTCGCCGAGGCGAGACGCCGCGATCACGAGCATCAGCAGGTCCTCTTCCAGCCGGAGCTCGTGGTCCGCGACTCCAGCGGTCCAGCGCCCAGGACGAAGCGCCGGAGTGCGTAG
- a CDS encoding hydroxyacid dehydrogenase, producing the protein MVAARRPTTVLAMAPAHLPRLLDDQQRARLSQIADVDLGVVIDDFSTPAAKAALRSAEVLFTCWGCPPVDEQVLASAPRLRAIVHAAGSVKGIVTEACWERGLRVSSAAAANAVPVAEYTVAMIVLAGKRAFDIQATYRAQAARRDWAAEYPNYGNYRRTVGIVGASRVGRRVIELLRSYDVDILLSDPTVDQAEAQALGVRLVELDDLVAASDVVSIHAPNIPETFHLVDRRRLRLMRAGATLINTARGALVDTDALVEELASGRINAILDVTDPEPLPPEHPLFTLPNVVVTPHIAGSLGNEVARMGKLAVSELERYARGEEFAHPVLREQLSILA; encoded by the coding sequence ATGGTCGCTGCACGCCGGCCCACGACCGTCCTCGCGATGGCACCCGCGCACCTGCCCCGGCTCCTCGACGACCAGCAGCGGGCTCGGCTCAGCCAGATCGCGGACGTCGACCTGGGCGTGGTGATCGACGACTTCTCCACGCCGGCCGCGAAAGCGGCGCTGCGCTCGGCCGAGGTGCTGTTCACCTGCTGGGGTTGCCCTCCAGTCGACGAGCAGGTCCTCGCCTCGGCGCCACGACTGCGGGCGATCGTCCACGCGGCGGGCTCGGTGAAGGGCATCGTGACGGAGGCGTGCTGGGAACGGGGACTCCGGGTCTCCTCGGCGGCCGCCGCCAACGCGGTTCCCGTGGCCGAGTACACCGTCGCCATGATCGTCCTCGCGGGCAAGCGCGCCTTCGACATCCAGGCGACCTATCGGGCGCAGGCCGCCCGGCGGGACTGGGCGGCCGAGTACCCCAACTACGGGAACTACCGCAGGACGGTGGGCATCGTCGGCGCCTCACGCGTGGGTCGTCGGGTCATCGAGCTCTTGCGGTCGTACGACGTGGACATCCTGCTCAGCGATCCGACCGTCGACCAGGCCGAGGCGCAGGCGCTCGGCGTCCGCCTGGTGGAGCTCGACGACCTGGTCGCTGCGAGCGACGTGGTGAGCATCCACGCGCCGAACATCCCCGAGACGTTCCACCTGGTCGACCGGCGACGGCTGCGCCTCATGCGCGCCGGCGCCACCCTCATCAACACCGCCCGGGGCGCCCTGGTGGACACGGATGCGCTTGTCGAGGAACTCGCGAGCGGACGCATCAACGCGATCCTCGACGTCACCGATCCGGAGCCGCTGCCGCCCGAGCATCCCTTGTTCACCTTGCCCAACGTCGTGGTGACGCCGCACATCGCCGGGTCGCTCGGCAACGAGGTCGCCCGCATGGGGAAGCTCGCGGTCAGTGAGCTGGAGCGCTACGCGCGCGGCGAAGAGTTCGCCCATCCGGTGCTTCGGGAACAGCTGTCGATCTTGGCGTAA